Proteins from a genomic interval of Ralstonia wenshanensis:
- a CDS encoding NAD(P)/FAD-dependent oxidoreductase, with product MSQPSIAIVGAGIAGVACANALAAEGIATTVYERSGGVGGRLATTVLPESAPAYAFDHGAQSFNVRSEAFRRAVDAAGRQGSVLPWPARWGHRTADALQADSRDEARYVGLPGMGALVRSLAAPLDVRFGHAVTRVAHDGRRWTIERNGTDATHADIIALALPAPELPALFHGATPASLQEAIAPVHYAPCWALMMGFAQPLDLPYDGIRIDDDMLAWAARDNTKPGRVMVDESWVVHASPGWSAAHAMDTPEQVLHAMHARFAEAFPGTPEPDLMAAHLWPHALVEQSAGMPCHWDAAARLGACGDWCEGPRVEAAFLSGVALAAKIAEAL from the coding sequence ATGAGCCAGCCTTCCATCGCCATCGTCGGAGCCGGCATTGCCGGTGTTGCCTGTGCCAACGCGCTTGCCGCGGAAGGCATTGCCACCACGGTTTATGAGCGCTCGGGCGGGGTCGGGGGCCGGCTGGCCACCACGGTGCTGCCCGAGTCCGCCCCCGCGTATGCGTTCGATCACGGTGCGCAGTCGTTCAACGTGCGCAGCGAGGCCTTCCGCCGCGCGGTGGATGCCGCTGGCCGTCAGGGCTCGGTGCTGCCTTGGCCCGCGCGCTGGGGCCATCGCACGGCCGACGCCCTGCAAGCCGATTCACGCGACGAAGCCCGCTACGTCGGCTTGCCCGGCATGGGCGCGCTGGTGCGCAGCCTAGCCGCGCCGCTGGATGTGCGCTTCGGCCACGCCGTCACGCGTGTGGCGCACGATGGCCGGCGCTGGACGATCGAGCGCAACGGCACGGACGCCACCCACGCCGACATCATCGCGCTGGCCCTGCCCGCGCCCGAACTACCGGCGCTGTTTCATGGCGCCACGCCGGCGTCGCTGCAGGAAGCCATCGCCCCGGTGCACTACGCCCCATGCTGGGCGCTGATGATGGGCTTTGCGCAACCGCTGGATTTGCCATATGACGGCATCCGCATCGACGACGACATGCTGGCCTGGGCCGCCCGCGACAACACCAAGCCGGGGCGCGTCATGGTCGATGAATCCTGGGTGGTGCATGCGTCGCCGGGCTGGTCGGCTGCGCATGCTATGGACACACCGGAGCAGGTGCTGCACGCCATGCACGCCCGCTTTGCCGAAGCCTTCCCCGGTACGCCGGAACCCGATCTGATGGCCGCGCACCTGTGGCCGCACGCGCTGGTCGAGCAGTCTGCAGGCATGCCCTGCCACTGGGACGCCGCCGCGCGCCTCGGTGCCTGCGGTGATTGGTGCGAAGGCCCACGCGTGGAGGCCGCGTTCCTGAGCGGTGTCGCGCTGGCCGCCAAGATTGCCGAAGCGCTATAA
- a CDS encoding OmpW/AlkL family protein, which translates to MNRTARRLAAALACAAASTLAAPLAHAQSTAEANVAASASSGSGSAISSSGGGFSGFMDNYVWGRNVMALGWFYIRPMDSATPLTTTTSALGLGTYQSPGTDVKVSNANTLSLTFTHFFTDNIAGTFVGGVPPKFNLYGSGNVIAPVPVVGPLTLINLGLPQNNPVATVREWSPAIVAQYYFGTKESKLRPFVGAGVSYNFFTNLRLNQNFVNGLQNLGQVLQLGMGQVPTGPAKVTAETSSSWTPVANVGVSYEFAKNWTAIGTVSYLPLKTTSTITIRSQQGQVLAVNKTDIKVDPIVFGLAVGYKF; encoded by the coding sequence ATGAACCGCACCGCCCGTCGCCTTGCTGCAGCCCTTGCCTGCGCTGCCGCCAGCACCCTTGCCGCCCCCCTGGCTCACGCCCAATCCACCGCAGAGGCCAACGTGGCTGCAAGCGCCAGCAGCGGTAGCGGCAGTGCCATCAGCAGCAGTGGTGGCGGCTTCAGCGGTTTCATGGACAACTACGTCTGGGGCCGCAACGTCATGGCACTGGGCTGGTTCTACATCCGTCCGATGGATTCGGCCACGCCCCTGACCACCACCACCAGCGCGCTTGGCCTCGGTACCTACCAGTCGCCAGGAACTGACGTGAAAGTCAGTAACGCGAATACGCTGTCGCTCACGTTCACGCACTTCTTTACCGACAACATCGCCGGTACCTTCGTGGGTGGCGTGCCGCCCAAGTTCAACCTGTATGGCAGCGGCAATGTGATCGCGCCGGTGCCGGTGGTGGGGCCGCTGACGCTGATCAACCTGGGCCTGCCGCAGAACAACCCGGTCGCCACCGTGCGCGAATGGAGCCCGGCGATCGTCGCGCAGTACTACTTCGGCACCAAGGAAAGCAAGCTGCGCCCCTTCGTCGGCGCGGGTGTCAGCTACAACTTCTTCACCAACCTGAGGCTGAACCAGAACTTCGTCAACGGCCTGCAGAACCTGGGGCAGGTGCTGCAGCTTGGCATGGGCCAGGTTCCGACGGGCCCGGCCAAGGTGACGGCAGAAACGTCCAGCTCCTGGACGCCGGTCGCCAACGTGGGCGTGTCGTATGAGTTCGCCAAGAACTGGACCGCCATCGGCACGGTGTCGTACCTGCCGCTGAAGACGACCTCCACCATCACGATCCGCAGCCAGCAAGGCCAGGTGCTGGCGGTCAACAAGACCGACATCAAGGTCGACCCGATCGTGTTCGGGCTGGCGGTGGGTTACAAGTTCTAA
- a CDS encoding DUF1571 domain-containing protein translates to MRLRTLALATVLAGAAHAWAQPAASDASPPAAAAPTATSQSAAIGSFAAMDIARQTAWLGSQVHANAFAGWSDEDVLAMAQAMKPETLVRWLKGEVAKLPEYEYRMRRQERVKDQWQSQPAIMLIRYRNAPRQVYARWLKGGAHAGQEIIYDETVRKDEMYGHLGGLVGFVSIWSALDGSLARSQSNHTARELGLQFIVDTLERDGRAHVAAGGSGKFSEAKMVTEDGERMLRLTWDAPSGPPTFYAKRVRLYFDLKNPWVRIEEAWDESGNQLEKIVIESVTRKTWNDQTFNPKNPEYKF, encoded by the coding sequence ATGCGCTTGCGTACCCTCGCCCTGGCCACGGTGCTGGCAGGCGCCGCACACGCCTGGGCCCAGCCTGCCGCGTCGGATGCTTCCCCACCTGCGGCAGCCGCACCAACGGCTACATCGCAATCGGCGGCCATTGGCAGCTTTGCCGCCATGGACATCGCCAGGCAGACGGCTTGGCTCGGCAGCCAGGTCCACGCCAACGCGTTCGCGGGCTGGTCTGACGAAGATGTCCTCGCCATGGCGCAAGCCATGAAGCCCGAAACGCTGGTGCGCTGGCTCAAGGGCGAAGTGGCCAAGCTGCCGGAATATGAATACCGCATGCGCCGCCAGGAACGTGTGAAAGACCAGTGGCAGAGCCAGCCGGCAATCATGCTCATCCGTTACCGCAACGCACCGCGCCAGGTCTACGCGCGCTGGCTCAAGGGCGGTGCGCACGCCGGTCAGGAGATCATCTACGACGAAACCGTGCGCAAGGACGAGATGTACGGCCACCTGGGCGGGCTCGTCGGTTTCGTGTCGATCTGGAGTGCGCTGGATGGCTCGCTGGCCAGATCACAGTCGAACCACACGGCGCGGGAGCTTGGGCTGCAGTTCATCGTCGATACGCTCGAACGCGACGGACGTGCCCACGTGGCAGCCGGCGGCAGCGGCAAGTTCAGTGAAGCCAAAATGGTGACTGAAGACGGTGAGCGCATGCTGCGGCTGACCTGGGATGCGCCAAGCGGACCGCCCACGTTCTACGCCAAGCGCGTGCGCCTGTACTTCGACCTCAAAAACCCGTGGGTGCGCATTGAAGAAGCGTGGGATGAATCGGGCAATCAGCTCGAGAAAATCGTCATTGAGAGCGTGACGCGCAAGACCTGGAACGACCAGACTTTCAACCCTAAAAATCCGGAATACAAATTTTAG
- a CDS encoding AMP-binding protein → MNTVADRNSLTDRIWLKSYPEGVPAEINPDRYHSLAEVFRESVEKYRTRVAYVSVGTEMTYGECERQAKQFAAWLQSRGVKKGDRVAIMLPNSLQYPVCLFGTLLAGAIVVNVNPLYTVPELAHQLRDSGAQTIVVLENFARTLEQALPGSQIRNIVITGIGDLMGGGLNLKGRALNFVMRHVQKQVPSYKLPSPVWLRDALAGGASRAMQPVQLAPEDIAFLQYTGGTTGVAKGAMLTHRNIIANLLQAEEWSKSMLNGGVETNVTLLPLYHIFSLTVNLLMFMTLGGRNILIANPRDTKRVIFILRNERFSGIAGVNTLFNALLEDPDFAKRDFSAMKITIGGGMAVQRAIAQRWKEVTGHTIVEGYGLTECSPVVSMNPPHVTEFSGTIGLPAPSTEVRFKRDDGTISPLGEPGELQVRGPQVMRGYWQRPEETAKSIDAEGWFSTGDIGVMDANGYIRLIDRKKDMILVSGFNVYPNEIEDVVALHPEVLEVAAIGVPDPVAGERVKIIVVPRTGALTEPALLEHCRAHLTGYKMPRIVEFRHEELPKSTVGKILRRELRDADPDIKRARAQAQQ, encoded by the coding sequence ATGAACACCGTTGCCGACCGCAACAGCCTTACCGACCGCATCTGGCTGAAGTCGTACCCCGAGGGCGTGCCCGCCGAAATCAACCCTGATCGCTATCACTCGCTGGCCGAGGTGTTTCGTGAATCGGTGGAGAAGTACCGCACGCGCGTCGCCTACGTGAGTGTCGGCACCGAAATGACGTACGGCGAATGCGAACGCCAGGCCAAGCAGTTTGCGGCATGGCTGCAATCGCGCGGCGTGAAGAAGGGCGACCGCGTGGCGATCATGCTACCCAACAGCCTGCAGTACCCCGTGTGCCTGTTCGGCACGCTGCTGGCCGGCGCCATCGTCGTCAACGTCAACCCGCTGTACACGGTGCCGGAGCTGGCGCACCAGTTGCGCGATTCCGGCGCGCAGACAATCGTCGTGCTGGAGAACTTCGCGCGCACGCTGGAGCAGGCGCTGCCCGGCAGCCAGATCCGCAACATCGTCATCACCGGCATTGGCGACCTGATGGGCGGTGGGCTCAACCTCAAGGGCCGCGCGCTGAACTTCGTGATGCGCCACGTGCAGAAGCAGGTTCCGTCGTACAAGCTGCCCTCGCCGGTCTGGCTGCGCGATGCGCTGGCCGGAGGCGCCTCACGCGCGATGCAACCGGTGCAACTGGCGCCGGAAGACATCGCCTTCCTGCAATACACCGGCGGCACCACGGGCGTGGCCAAGGGCGCGATGCTCACGCACCGCAACATCATCGCCAACCTGCTGCAGGCGGAGGAGTGGTCCAAGAGCATGCTCAACGGCGGTGTGGAAACCAACGTCACGCTGCTGCCGCTGTATCACATCTTCTCGCTCACGGTGAACCTGCTGATGTTCATGACGCTGGGCGGGCGCAATATCCTGATCGCCAATCCGCGTGACACCAAGCGCGTGATCTTCATCCTGCGCAACGAGCGCTTCTCGGGCATTGCCGGTGTGAATACGCTGTTCAATGCGCTGCTGGAAGACCCCGACTTTGCCAAACGCGATTTCTCGGCCATGAAGATCACCATCGGTGGTGGCATGGCAGTGCAGCGCGCGATTGCGCAGCGCTGGAAAGAGGTGACAGGCCATACCATCGTTGAAGGCTACGGGCTGACGGAGTGCTCGCCGGTCGTGTCGATGAACCCACCGCACGTGACCGAATTCAGCGGCACGATCGGGCTGCCCGCGCCATCCACCGAAGTGCGCTTCAAGCGCGACGACGGCACGATCTCGCCGCTGGGTGAGCCCGGCGAACTGCAGGTGCGTGGGCCCCAAGTCATGCGCGGCTACTGGCAACGCCCGGAAGAAACCGCCAAGTCCATCGACGCTGAAGGCTGGTTCTCGACCGGCGACATCGGCGTGATGGACGCCAACGGCTACATCCGCCTGATCGACCGCAAGAAGGACATGATCCTGGTCTCGGGTTTCAACGTGTACCCGAACGAGATCGAAGACGTGGTGGCGCTGCACCCCGAAGTACTGGAGGTGGCGGCGATTGGCGTGCCCGACCCGGTGGCCGGCGAACGCGTGAAGATCATCGTGGTGCCGCGCACCGGCGCACTGACCGAGCCCGCGCTGCTCGAACACTGCCGCGCCCATCTGACCGGCTACAAGATGCCGCGCATCGTCGAGTTCCGCCACGAAGAGTTGCCCAAGTCGACGGTAGGCAAGATCCTGCGCCGCGAGCTGCGCGATGCCGATCCGGACATCAAGCGCGCCCGCGCGCAGGCGCAGCAATAA